The Anolis carolinensis isolate JA03-04 chromosome 1, rAnoCar3.1.pri, whole genome shotgun sequence genome window below encodes:
- the clic5 gene encoding chloride intracellular channel protein 5 isoform X3 → MTEPSPANGEGKDPEIELFVKAGIDGESIGNCPFSQRLFMILWLKGVVFNVTTVDLKRKPADLHNLAPGTHPPFLTFNGDVKTDVNKIEEFLEETLSTPKYPKLAAKHRESNTAGIDIFSKFSAFIKNTKQQDNASLERGLTKALKKLDDFLREPLPEEINASSAEEEKVSKRKFLDGDELTLADCNLLPKLHVVKIVSKKYRNYEFPAEMIGLWRYLKNAYARDEFINTCAADKEIEIAYADVAKRLSKS, encoded by the exons GCTGGTATAGATGGAGAAAGCATTGGGAACTGTCCTTTCTCACAGCGCCTTTTCATGATACTTTGGCTCAAAGGAGTTGTTTTCAATGTGACCACAGTTGACCTGAAAAG AAAGCCTGCTGATTTACATAATTTAGCTCCTGGTACCCACCCGCCATTCCTCACTTTTAATGGAGATGTCAAGACAGATGTTAACAAAATTGAAGAATTTTTGGAAGAAACCCTTTCTACTCCAAA GTATCCTAAGCTTGCTGCCAAGCACCGTGAATCCAACACTGCGGGCATAGATATCTTCTCTAAATTCTCTGCGTTtatcaaaaatacaaaacaacaagaCAATGCAA GTTTGGAAAGAGGTTTGACAAAGGCTCTAAAGAAGCTGGATGATTTTCTGAGGGAGCCTTTGCCCGAAGAAATCAATGCAAGCAGTGCAGAGGAAGAGAAAGTATCAAAACGCAAGTTCCTGGATGGGGATGAGTTGACCCTTGCAGACTGCAACCTCCTGCCTAAACTCCACGTTGTCAAG ATTGTATCAAAGAAATATCGGAACTATGAGTTCCCAGCAGAGATGATTGGACTGTGGCGATACCTGAAAAATGCTTATGCTCGAGATGAATTCATCAACACTTGTGCTGCTGACAAAGAAATTGAAATAGCCTATGCAGATGTAGCCAAGCGGCTTAGCAAATCGTAA